In one window of Zygosaccharomyces rouxii strain CBS732 chromosome E complete sequence DNA:
- a CDS encoding uncharacterized protein (some similarities with uniprot|Q12274 Saccharomyces cerevisiae YOR097C), whose protein sequence is MEKFKPLIDEWAAKVSAKVRTEPTNVIHLPSFLLGCFVTVTIFSLIPVMKLFLGSLLSTVVTLLKYLVIGGGIIACIMVITTRGGEDTSKSKSLRHDKQELLPKKEQIPKVKPTAVPQPLPQATVYPPHDGSGLVKDDFEGIRHCDISIASSQHQNRRKVPTDERAYNSFINRAAMKNVAG, encoded by the coding sequence atggaAAAGTTTAAACCGTTAATAGATGAATGGGCAGCCAAAGTAAGTGCAAAGGTCCGTACAGAACCTACTAATGTGATTCACTTGCCTTCATTCCTACTGGGATGCTTTGTAACGGTAACGATCTTTAGTCTTATCCCGGTAATGAAACTATTTTTGGGTAGTTTACTATCAACCGTTGTTACACTACTCAAATATTTGGTTATTGGAGGTGGTATTATAGCTTGCATAATGGTTATTACAACCAGGGGTGGTGAAGACACAAGTAAGAGCAAGTCACTGCGACATGACAAACAAGAGTTACtaccaaagaaggaacaGATTCCTAAAGTTAAACCTACTGCGGTTCCACAGCCTCTTCCACAGGCTACGGTGTATCCTCCACATGATGGATCAGGTTTAGTTAAAGATGATTTTGAAGGCATTAGACATTGCGACATTTCAATCGCTAGTTCACAGCACCAAAATCGTAGGAAGGTTCCTACAGATGAACGCGCATATAACAGTTTTATCAATAGGGCTGCTATGAAGAACGTTGCTGGATGA
- the RPS7A gene encoding 40S ribosomal protein eS7 (highly similar to uniprot|P26786 Saccharomyces cerevisiae YOR096W), which translates to MSTHTKILSQAPTELELQVAHAFTELENSSPELKAELRPLQFRSIREIEVAGGKKALAIFVPVPSLNAYHKVQTKLTRELEKKFPDRHVIFLAERRILPKPSRRSRQLQKRPRSRTLTAVHDKILEDMVFPTEIVGKRVRYLVGGNKIQKILLDSKDVQQVDYKLESFQAVYNKLTGKQIVFEIPGETH; encoded by the coding sequence ATGTCTACTCACACCAAGATTTTGTCTCAGGCTCCAactgaattggaattgcAAGTGGCTCATGCTTTCACCGAATTGGAAAACTCTTCTCCAGAGTTGAAAGCTGAATTGAGACCATTGCAATTCAGATCCATCAGAGAAATCGAAGTTGCTGGTGGTAAGAAGGCTCTAGCTATCTTCGTTCCAGTTCCATCTTTGAACGCTTACCACAAGGTCCAAACCAAATTGACCcgtgaattggaaaagaaattccCTGACCGTCATGTCATCTTCTTGGctgaaagaagaatcttgCCAAAGCCATCTAGAAGATCTAGACAATTGCAAAAGAGACCTAGATCTAGAACTTTGACCGCTGTCCATGACAAAATCTTGGAAGATATGGTTTTCCCAACTGAAATCGTCGGTAAGAGAGTTAGATACTTGGTTGGTGGTAACAAGATCCAAAAGATCTTGTTGGATTCTAAAGACGTTCAACAAGTTGACTACAAATTAGAGTCCTTCCAAGCTGTTTACAACAAGTTGACCGGCAAACAAATCgtctttgaaattccagGTGAGACTCATTAA